In uncultured Desulfuromusa sp., a genomic segment contains:
- the nifS gene encoding cysteine desulfurase NifS — protein sequence MKRIYMDNNATTAVKPEVLEAMLPYFCEQFGNPSSVHWAGRMVGGAIEKAREQVAELLNCSAAEVIFLSCGSEGDNHAIKGTADALRHKGNHIITTSVEHPAVLETCEALEKDGFEVTYLNVDHDGMLDLAELEAAITDKTILISVMWANNETGNIFPIEEIGNIAKKHKVRFHTDAVQAAGKIPVDVRKANVDMAVISGHKIGAPKGVGAMYLRRGTKITRFMHGGHQERNRRAGTHNVPGIVGLGAACEIAMKNMDQDYADVRSLRDKLEKGILSTIPEVKLNGHPDADLRLPNTLNVSFNYIEGESLLLFFDMKGIAASSGSACTSGSLEPSHVMGAMGVDIVLAHSSTRFSLSADNTDEEINYILDELPAIVQKLREMSPLYERDNPTPLSCDECRMVTKACG from the coding sequence TGGTTGGCGGTGCGATAGAGAAAGCGCGTGAGCAGGTTGCAGAGTTGTTGAATTGTTCAGCCGCAGAAGTCATCTTTCTTTCTTGTGGGAGTGAAGGCGACAATCATGCCATTAAAGGGACCGCTGATGCGTTAAGGCACAAGGGAAATCATATCATTACCACCTCGGTGGAGCATCCGGCTGTTTTGGAAACCTGTGAAGCTCTTGAAAAGGATGGTTTTGAGGTCACCTATCTGAATGTTGATCATGATGGGATGCTCGACCTGGCAGAATTGGAAGCTGCAATCACCGATAAAACTATTCTTATTTCGGTGATGTGGGCAAACAATGAAACGGGAAATATCTTTCCTATTGAAGAGATTGGGAACATAGCCAAAAAGCACAAGGTGCGGTTTCATACGGATGCTGTTCAGGCTGCTGGTAAAATTCCTGTGGATGTCCGCAAGGCAAATGTTGATATGGCGGTGATTTCGGGACATAAAATTGGCGCTCCAAAAGGAGTTGGAGCCATGTATCTTCGACGAGGAACCAAGATAACTCGTTTTATGCATGGTGGACATCAGGAACGTAATCGTCGTGCCGGCACTCACAATGTTCCCGGTATCGTAGGTTTGGGAGCCGCCTGTGAAATAGCGATGAAAAATATGGATCAAGATTACGCAGATGTGCGCAGTTTGCGGGATAAGCTGGAAAAAGGGATTCTGTCAACCATTCCTGAAGTGAAATTAAACGGACACCCCGACGCGGATCTTCGACTTCCGAATACTCTGAATGTCAGCTTTAATTATATTGAAGGAGAATCTTTGCTGCTGTTTTTTGATATGAAAGGAATTGCAGCCTCATCAGGGTCAGCTTGTACTTCCGGTTCTCTGGAACCATCCCATGTTATGGGCGCAATGGGTGTTGATATTGTTCTGGCTCACTCAAGTACCAGATTTAGCCTCAGTGCGGATAATACCGATGAAGAAATTAACTATATTTTGGATGAGCTCCCGGCAATAGTACAAAAATTACGGGAAATGAGTCCCTTATATGAACGAGACAATCCGACACCTTTATCCTGCGATGAATGTCGTATGGTGACAAAGGCATGTGGTTAG
- the nifU gene encoding Fe-S cluster assembly scaffold protein NifU produces MYTEKVMDHFSNPRNVGEVENANGVGEVGNASCGDIMRISLQVENDIIKDVKFKTFGCGAAIATSSMVTEMAIGKTIDEALILTNQAVAEALDGLPPAKMHCSNLAADALHEAIKDYRKQNS; encoded by the coding sequence ATGTATACAGAAAAAGTTATGGATCACTTTTCCAATCCTCGTAATGTTGGTGAAGTGGAAAATGCAAACGGTGTGGGTGAGGTGGGAAATGCTTCCTGCGGTGATATCATGAGGATATCTCTTCAAGTTGAAAATGATATTATTAAAGATGTCAAGTTCAAAACTTTCGGTTGTGGTGCCGCAATTGCAACATCATCAATGGTGACTGAAATGGCGATTGGTAAAACTATTGATGAAGCACTGATTTTAACGAATCAGGCCGTTGCCGAAGCTCTGGATGGTTTGCCGCCCGCAAAAATGCATTGTTCGAATCTTGCCGCCGATGCTTTGCATGAAGCGATAAAAGACTATAGAAAACAAAACTCTTAG